One genomic segment of Tursiops truncatus isolate mTurTru1 chromosome 11, mTurTru1.mat.Y, whole genome shotgun sequence includes these proteins:
- the BCL2L14 gene encoding apoptosis facilitator Bcl-2-like protein 14: protein MCTSSACDLEEIPLDDDAPDSMEFKILEFYVKHHVFKNTSAVFSRKLPRTRSLSQKGPETWQAKKAWTRGPWTCRNSQSTEKAINVGKKKSSWRTLFGVAEKEEDSQSSPLDIRVELQSPVGPQSGPHGRQWPRSLSNVEQRLEREAVDPKVVSIANRVAEIVYSWPPPEALHSQGGSFKSRTIVTRQGLQHQGFQPTAADGKDQIIARIVELLKYSGDQLERELKRDKALMNSFQGGLSYSVFKTITDQFLRGVDTRGESEVKAQGFKVALAIDVTAKLTSIDSHPMNRVLGFGTKYLEENFSPWVQQHGGWEKVLGISHEEVD from the exons ATGTGCACCAGTAGCGCCTGCGACCTGGAGGAGATCCCCCTGGATGATGATGCCCCAGACAGCATGGAGTTCAAAATCCTGGAGTTCTATGTCAAACACCACGTCTTCAAGAACACCTCTGCTGTCTTCTCACGAAAGCTCCCGAGAACAAGAAGTTTGTCCCAGAAAGGACCAGAGACTTGGCAGGCAAAGAAAGCATGGACACGGGGACCGTGGACTTGCAGAAATTCCCAATCCACGGAGAAGGCCATAAACGTTGGCAAGAAAAAGTCGTCTTGGAGAACACTCTTTGGAGtagcagagaaggaggaggactCTCAGAGCTCACCTCTGGATATCCGTGTTGAGCTGCAAAGTCCGGTGGGACCTCAGAGTGGTCCTCACGGTCGGCAGTGGCCGAGGTCCCTCTCCAATGTGGAACAGCGCTTAGAGCGTGAAG CCGTGGACCCCAAGGTTGTTTCCATTGCCAACCGAGTCGCTGAAATCGTTTATTCCTGGCCGCCGCCAGAAGCGCTCCACAGCCAGGGAGGAAGCTTCAAGTCCAGAACGATTGTGACACGCCAGGGTCTCCAGCACCAGGGCTTCCAGCCTACAGCTGCAG ACGGAAAAGACCAGATAATAGCCAGAATCGTTGAGCTGCTGAAATATTCGGGGGATCAGTTGGAAAGAGAG CTGAAGAGAGACAAGGCTTTGATGAACAGCTTCCAGGGCGGGCTGTCCTACTCTGTTTTCAAGACCATCACAGACCAGTTCCTAAGGGGTGTGGACACCAGGGGAGAATCAGAGGTCAAAGCTCAGGGCTTTAAGGTTGCTCTTGCAATAGACGTCACGGCCAAGCTCACAAGCATCGACAGCCATCCCATGAACAGGGTGCTGGGCTTTGGAACCAAGTACCTGGAGGAGAACTTCTCGCCCTGGGTCCAGCAGCACGGTGGCTGG GAAAAAGTACTTGGGATATCACATGAAGAAGTAGACTGA